In Oxyura jamaicensis isolate SHBP4307 breed ruddy duck chromosome 20, BPBGC_Ojam_1.0, whole genome shotgun sequence, the following are encoded in one genomic region:
- the LOC118176664 gene encoding peroxidasin homolog isoform X1 has product MLIKSAALLGFLCFLLLLSFSCSCPSRCLCFRTTVRCMHLMLETIPDIPPQTNILDLRFNHIKEIQPGAFRRLKNLNTLLLNNNLIKHIVRRSFEDLENLKYLYLYKNEIQSIQQHAFNGLRSLEQLYLHFNNLETLEPGTFSDLPKLERLFLHNNKISRIHPGTFSQLESLKRLRLDSNSLLCDCDLLWLAELLKKYAEQGSIQTAATCEAPRELHGRSIVTLTAQEFNCERPRITSEPHDVDVLLGNTVYFTCRAEGNPKPAIIWLHNNNEIDMKDDNRLNLLQDGTLMIQNTKESDKGVYQCMAKNIAGEVKTQEVVLRYFGTPSKPTFVIQPQNTEVLVGESVTLECGVSGHPHPRVSWTLGTGSPLPQDPRFAITSSGGLFIQNVTFSDQGQYNCNASNTEGSIQATARIIVQDSPRFLLVPTDQTVTEGQSVDFLCSAEGHPPPVIAWTRAGGPLPNDRRHSILSTGTLRVMRVALHDEGQYECHAISAIGVRTLPVQLSVTPRVIPVFLHPPQDVVAETGQDVAITCAAQGDPRPTITWVKEGIQITESGKFHISHDGTLSIQDLGVADQGRYECIARNPFGFTSSAMQLTITATDVGRSGDTFVATSIREAISSVDYAINSTRTELFSKRPKTPNDLLALFRYPRDPYTIETARAGEIFERTLQLIQEHVQQGLIVDVNVTGYRYNDLVSPHYLNMIANLSGCSAHRRTPNCSDICFHKKYRTHDGSCNNLQHPMWGASLTAFQRLLKPAYQNGFNLPRGFSLSEDARDLPLPLPRLVSTAMVGTETVTPDEQFTHMLMQWGQFLDHDMDQTVAAISMSRFSDGAPCSQVCSNDPPCFSVLIPANDPRVRNGRCMFFVRSSPVCGSGMTSLLMNSVYAREQINHLTSYIDASNVYGSTEQESRELRDLSSQKGLLKQGQVVPGSGKPLLPFAVGPPTECMRDENESPVPCFLAGDHRANEQLGLTAMHTLWFREHNRIATELSTLNPHWDGDLLYHEARKIVGAQMQHITYAHWLPKILGEAGMKMLGEYKGYDPNVNAGILNAFATAAFRFGHTLINPILYRLNETFQPIRQGHVPLHKAFFSPFRITQEGGIDPLLRGLFGVPGKMRVPSELLNMELTEKLFSMAHSVSLDLAAINIQRGRDHGIPPYNDFRVFCNLSSAQEFEDLRNEIKNLEIREKLRSLYGTTKNIDLFPALMVEDLVPGTRVGPTLMCLLTTQFSRLRHGDRFWYENPGVFTPAQLTQIRQASLARVICDNSDRIQQLQRDVFRVASYPQGMVGCEEIPAVDLRLWQDCCEDCQTRGQFRALSQRFRSKRSPGFSYPEENPAKHKPAFPRNEVPSPSPSSRKNLESLVGELEKTVASLRKQVNVLESQLRWRHRNSSTYGQGKKTGEKWRKR; this is encoded by the exons GCTGCTGAACAACAACCTGATAAAACACATTGTGAGAAGATCCTTTGAAGATCTGGAGAACCTGAAATACCT CTACCTTTATAAAAACGAAATTCAGAGCATCCAGCAGCATGCCTTCAATGGACTCCGCTCTCTGGAGCAGCT CTACCTGCACTTCAACAACCTGGAAACCCTGGAGCCGGGGACTTTTAGTGACCTGCCTAAACTTGAAAGGCT ATTCTtgcacaacaacaaaatttccaGGATTCATCCAGGGACATTCTCTCAACTGGAATCCCTCAAACGACT GCGGCTGGATTCCAACTCCTTGCTCTGCGACTGCGACTTGCTGTGGCTGGCCGAGCTGCTGAAGAAATACGCGGAGCAGGGCAGCATTCAGACAGCCGCCACCTGCGAGGCTCCTCGGGAGCTGCACGGCCGCTCCATCGTCACCTTGACGGCTCAGGAGTTCAACTGCG AGAGGCCTCGCATAACCTCAGAGCCCCACGACGTCGACGTCCTCCTGGGAAACACGGTTTACTTCACGTGCAGGGCAGAAGGCAACCCGAAGCCTGCCATCATTTGGCTCCACAACAA TAACGAGATCGACATGAAAGATGACAACCGCCTGAACCTGTTGCAGGACGGTACCTTGATGATCCAGAACACCAAGGAGTCGGACAAAGGCGTCTACCAGTGCATGGCCAAGAACATCGCCGGAGAGGTCAAGACACAAGAAGTCGTTCTGCGCTATTTCGGCACCCCGT CCAAGCCCACTTTTGTGATCCAGCCGCAGAACACTGAAGTGCTGGTTGGGGAAAGCGTCACCTTGGAGTGCGGGGTCTCTGGGCACCCCCACCCTCGCGTCAGCTGGACCCTTGGCACAGGCTCTCCTTTACCGCAGGATCCCCGTTTCGCCATCACCAGCTCTGGAGGACTCTTCATTCAGAACGTCACCTTCTCCGACCAGGGGCAGTACAACTGCAACGCCAGCAACACCGAGGGGTCCATCCAGGCGACAGCAAGAATCATCGTGCAAG ATTCTCCCAGGTTTCTCCTGGTCCCCACCGATCAGACGGTAACCGAGGGACAGAGCGTGGATTTCCTCTGCTCAGCCGAGGGCCACCCTCCACCCGTGATTGCCTGGACAAGGGCAG GTGGGCCGCTGCCAAATGACCGGAGGCACAGCATCCTCTCCACGGGGACCCTGCGGGTGATGAGGGTCGCGCTGCACGACGAAGGCCAGTACGAGTGCCATGCCATCAGTGCCATCGGGGTGAGGACCCTCCCCGTGCAGCTCTCGGTGACCCCCAGAG TGATCCCCGTGTTCCTTCATCCCCCTCAAGACGTGGTGGCAGAGACCGGCCAGGACGTCGCCATCACCTGCGCTGCCCAAGGGGACCCGCGGCCCACCATAACCTGGGTCAAA GAAGGGATTCAGATCACCGAGAGCGGCAAGTTCCACATCAGCCACGACGGGACCCTTTCCATCCAAGACCtcggcgtggctgaccagggcAGATACGAGTGCATAGCGAGAAACCCCTTCGGCTTCACCTCCAGCGCCATGCAGCTCACCATCACCG CCACAGATGTCGGTCGGAGCGGCGACACGTTTGTAGCCACCTCCATACGGGAAGCTATCAGCAGCGTGGACTATGCCATCAATTCAACACGTACTGAGCTGTTCAGCAA ACGCCCCAAGACACCCAATGACTTGCTGGCTCTCTTCCGTTACCCCCGGGACCCCTACACCATTGAAACAGCCAGGGCAGGTGAGATCTTTGAAAGGACCTTGCAGCTGATTCAGGAACACGTGCAACAAGGCTTAATTGTGGACGTGAATGTCACAG GTTATCGTTACAATGACTTGGTGTCTCCTCACTACCTGAACATGATCGCGAACCTGTCGGGCTGCTCCGCTCACCGCCGTACCCCAAACTGCTCCGATATCTGCTTCCACAAGAAGTACCGGACCCACGATGGCTCTTGCAACAACCTCCAGCACCCGATGTGGGGCGCGTCCCTCACGGCCTTCCAGCGGCTCCTCAAACCTGCCTACCAGAACGGATTTAACCTCCCCCGGGGTTTTTCCTTATCGGAAGACGCCAGGGACCTGCCCCTTCCTTTACCCCGCCTCGTCTCCACCGCCATGGTCGGGACCGAGACTGTCACCCCCGACGAGCAGTTCACGCACATGTTGATGCAGTGGGGCCAGTTCCTGGACCACGACATGGACCAGACGGTGGCAGCCATCAGCATGTCCCGCTTCTCGGACGGGGCGCCCTGCAGCCAGGTGTGCAGCAACGACCCGCCGTGCTTCTCCGTCCTCATCCCCGCCAACGATCCCCGCGTGAGGAACGGGCGCTGCATGTTCTTCGTCCGCTCCAGCCCCGTGTGCGGCAGCGGGATGACCTCGCTGCTGATGAACTCCGTCTACGCCAGGGAGCAGATCAACCACTTGACCTCCTACATCGACGCCTCCAACGTGTACGGCAGCACTGAGCAGGAATCGAGGGAGCTGCGGGATCTGAGCAGCCAGAAAGGGCTGCTGAAGCAAGGGCAGGTCGTGCCGGGCTCGGGGAagcctctccttccctttgccGTGGGGCCACCCACCGAGTGCATGCGGGATGAGAACGAGAGCCCCGTGCCGTGTTTCCTGGCGGGAGATCACCGCGCCAACGAGCAGCTGGGCCTCACGGCCATGCACACCCTGTGGTTCAGGGAGCACAACCGCATCGCCACGGAGCTCTCAACCCTCAATCCCCACTGGGATGGAGATCTCCTCTATCACGAGGCGCGGAAGATCGTGGGTGCCCAGATGCAGCACATCACCTATGCCCACTGGCTGCCTAAGATCCTCGGGGAAGCTGGGATGAAGATGCTGGGTGAGTACAAAGGCTACGACCCCAACGTCAACGCAGGGATTCTCAACGCCTTTGCCACCGCTGCCTTCCGCTTCGGGCACACTTTGATCAACCCCATCCTGTACCGGCTGAATGAAACCTTCCAGCCCATCCGCCAAGGCCACGTCCCCCTGCACAAGGCCTTCTTCTCCCCTTTCAGGATCACGCAGGAGGGTGGGATCGACCCCCTCCTCCGCGGGCTCTTTGGGGTTCCTGGCAAGATGCGGGTCCCCTCCGAACTCCTCAACATGGAGCTGACAGAGAAACTCTTCTCCATGGCACACTCCGTCTCACTGGACTTGGCCGCTATCAACATCCAGAGAGGACGAGACCACGGCATCCCACCCTACAACGACTTCAGGGTCTTCTGCAACCTCTCGTCTGCACAGGAATTTGAGGACCTCAGAAATGAGATAAAGAACTTGGAGATCAGGGAAAAACTCAGGAG CTTATATGGAACTACCAAAAACATTGACCTGTTTCCAGCACTGATGGTGGAGGATCTTGTCCCTGGTACCAGAGTTGGACCAACGCTGATGTGCTTGTTAACAACACAGTTCAGCAGGCTGAGGCATGGAGACAG GTTTTGGTATGAGAATCCTGGAGTCTTCACGCCGGCGCAGCTGACTCAGATCAGGCAGGCGTCCCTTGCTCGTGTCATCTGTGACAACAGCGACCgcattcagcagctgcagagagacGTCTTCCGGGTGGCCTCGTACCCCCAGGGCATGGTCGGCTGCGAGGAGATTCCCGCGGTGGACCTGCGCCTCTGGCAGGACTGCTGCGAAG ACTGCCAGACACGTGGGCAATTCAGGGCTCTTTCCCAGCGCTTCCGAAGCAAGAGGTCTCCTGGATTCAGCTACCCAGAAGAAAACCCTGCCAAGCATAAGCCTGCCTTCCCCAG AAATGAGGTGCCTTCTCCAAGCCCTTCTTCCAGAAAGAATCTCGAGTCCCTTGTGGGTGAACTGGAGAAGACAGTTGCTTCCCTACGGAAACAG GTGAATGTCTTAGAGAGCCAGCTGAGGTGGCGCCACAGGAACTCCAGCACATACGGACAGGGGAAGAAGACTGGAGAGAAGTGGAGAAAAAGATGA